The sequence GAACGGGCGATGATCATGTCGATCGCGCCATGCTCCAGGAGGAATTCGCTGCGCTGGAAACCTTCCGGCAGTTTTTCGCGAACGGTTTGCTCGATCACGCGCGGGCCAGCGAAGCCGATCAGAGCCTTGGGCTCACCGACAATCACGTCGCCCAGCATCGCCAGGCTGGCGGAAACGCCGCCGTAGACCGGGTCAGTCAGCACGGAGATGAACGGGATGCCTTCTTCACGCAGACGCGCCAATACCGCCGAGGTCTTGGCCATTTGCATCAGGGAGATCAGGGCTTCCTGCATCCGCGCACCGCCGGAAGCGGCGAAGCAGATCATCGGGCAGCGGTTTTCCAGAGCGTAGTTGGCAGCGCGTACGAAGCGCTCACCAACGATGGCGCCCATGGAACCGCCCATGAAGGAAAACTCGAACGCAGAAACCACGACCGGCATGCCCAGCAGCTTGCCGCTGATGGAAATCAGTGCGTCCTTCTCACCGGTCTGCTTCTGCGCAGCGGTCAGGCGGTCCTTGTACTTCTTGCCGTCGCGGAACTTCAAGCGGTCGACCGGCTCCAGGTCGGCACCCAATTCGGCACGGCCATCGGCATCGAGGAAGATATCAATGCGGGCGCGGGCGCCAATACGCATGTGGTGATTGCACTTGGGGCAAACGTCCAGGGTCTTTTCCAGCTCCGGACGGTACAGCACCGCGTCGCAAGACGGGCACTTGTGCCAAAGACCTTCAGGGACCGAGCTTTTCTTCACCTCGGAACGCATGATCGAGGGGATCAGTTTGTCTACTAACCAGTTGCTCATGCTTTCTTTCTCCAGTACCGGTGGCTTGAACACAGCCCCGCGTATGCCCTTGAGCTAAATTCATATGTAGCGATGACAGATCCAGGACGGGGTCAGACGTTCGACCGGCCATTTCCTGCATCTGTCCTCAGCCTTCCAGACAACCTGCCAGCGCAGCGTTGCCACTTCATTTCCAGGCCGCCCACAGGCGGCGCCGAGCTGTTTTACACAGTGGTAGTTATGGACGGCGGCAGATTGCCCGCCGTCACATCGTGCCACTGCTGTTGCGAACCGCCTGCATGAATGCACGAATCTTCGCGTGATCCTTGATGCCCTTGCTCTGCTCTACCCCACCACTGACGTCCACGGCATACGGCCTGACGCGGGCAATCGCCTGCGCGACGTTATCAGGAGACAGCCCGCCGGCAAGGATGATCGGCTTGCTCAACCCTTCGGGAATCAACGACCAGTCGAACGCCTCGCCCGTACCGCCGGGAACCCCTTCCACATAGGTATCCAGCAGAATCCCGCTGGCCCCGGCGAATGCCGCGCAACCGGCCGCAATATCATCACCTGCCTTGACCCGCAGCGCCTTGATGTAAGGACGGTGATAGCCCTCACAATCGTCCGGCGTCTCGTCACCATGGAACTGCAGCATATCCAACTGCACCGCATCGAGGGTTTCATTGAGTTCGCAGCGACTGGCGTTGACGAACAGCCCCACGGTGGTCACAAATGGCGGCAAGGCGGCAATGATCGCCCGCGCCTGCTGCACACTCACCGCCCGTGGGCTTTTGGCGTAAAACACAAAACCGATCGCATCCGCCCCCGCCTCGACCGCCGCCAACGCGTCTTCTATGCGGGTAATCCCACAAATCTTGCTGCGAACGGCTGGCATATCGTTGGAACCTCAGGGGTTATCCGAGAAAGTCCCGGATGGTAACAAATGCTTTTCCGGGCGTCAGCCGCCAAGTTCGCTGAAACCTGTGAGGAAGTGCGGCCCGATGAAGCGTTCCGGCAACTCGAACTCGTCCCGGTACTCTACATCCACCAGGTACAGACCGAACGGATGCGCGGTCACTCCGCCGGTGCGACGTACCCGGCTCTCCAGCACTTCCTTGGCCCACTCCACCGGGCGCTCGCCGGTACCAATGGTCATCAGCACGCCGGCGATATTGCGCACCATGTGGTGCAGGAACGCCCCGGCGCGAATATCGAGGACGATCATCTTGCCGTGACGGGTCACGCGCAGGTGGTGGACTTCCTTGATCGGCGACTTGGCCTGGCATTGGCCGGCTCGAAACGCGCTGAAATCATGGACCCCCACCAAATGCTGAGCCGCTTGCGCCATGCGCTCGGCGTCCAGCGGACGGTGATTCCAGGTGATTTCTTCATTCAGGTGCGCCGGGCGAATCTGATCGTTGTAGATCACATAGCGGTAGCGCCGGGCAATGGCCTTGAACCGCGCGTGAAAGTCCGCAGGCATGACCTTGGCCCAACTGACGCTGACGTCGTGGGGCAAATTGATATTGGCGCCCATCACCCAGGCCTTCATCGAGCGCTCGGCCTGGGTATCGAAGTGCACCACTTGCCCACAAGCATGCACACCGGCATCGGTACGCCCGGCACACATCAGCGAAACCGGCGAGTCGGCGACTTTCGACAGGGCCTTCTCGAGGGTTTCCTGCACCGTCGGCACGCCAGACGCCTGGCGCTGCCAGCCGCGATAGCGCGAGCCTTTGTATTCCACGCCCAGCGCGATTCTGAAAAAGCCTGCGGCCGCCATTTCGGCGGCCGCGTTATCTATATTTGCCAAGAGCTGAGAGCCTGATGAGTTGCGCAAAGGCGGCCATTATAAGGCGACGGGAGCTGGATGCCATGTGCGGGCTACTTTTCTTCGCCCCCAGAAAGCAAAACGGCAGCCCGAAGGCCGCCGTTTTTAGTGCAAGTGATCCTATCAAGCCAACCGGCTGAGCATTTCCTTGGCTTCACTCTTTTGACCGGCATCCCCCTCGCTGAGCACCTCTCCCAGGATATCCCGGGCGCCATCAGCGTCACCCATATCGATATAGGCCTGAGCCAGATCCAGCTTGGTGGCCACTTCGTCGGTGCCGGAGAGGAAATCGAAATCCGGCTCATCATGACCCACCGCCGCGTCTTCAGCCGTGAAGGTCGGCTCGATCGGTGGATGCTCAAGGCTCTGGGACAGACGACCCAACTCGGCGTTGACGTCATCAAGCTCCGAGGAGAACGCGTTCGGCTTGGGCGCCTCGGACACGTCCGGCTCGTCGGCCAGGGACAGATCGAAATCTTCCGGCAAGTCCAAGTCATCCAGCGCGGCAGGCGTCAGGGTTGGCGGCTCGACCGGCGGCAGGTCCTTCATTTGCTCTTCAAGGCCCGACATGAAGTCGTCATCGGCCTGAGAAGACGGAGGATCAAGCTGCAGGTCCAGGTCGAAATCCGACAAGTCGCCCTGGCTGGTCTTGGGCTCGGTCTGTCGCTGCAAGACCGACTCAAAACTCAGGTCATCCGACGCCGGGTTAACAACCGCTGGAGAGGCGGCCTCAAGATCGTCCAGGCTGAGGTCGAAATCCGTGTCAAAGGCGTCCGCATCAGGTGCTGCGGCGGGTGGAGCAGGTTCGTCCTTAAGCAGGTCCTTGACGTATTGCGCATCCAGCGCCGCCGCCGCGACGGCAGCGCTAACTC is a genomic window of Pseudomonas sp. ADAK18 containing:
- the accD gene encoding acetyl-CoA carboxylase, carboxyltransferase subunit beta, which gives rise to MSNWLVDKLIPSIMRSEVKKSSVPEGLWHKCPSCDAVLYRPELEKTLDVCPKCNHHMRIGARARIDIFLDADGRAELGADLEPVDRLKFRDGKKYKDRLTAAQKQTGEKDALISISGKLLGMPVVVSAFEFSFMGGSMGAIVGERFVRAANYALENRCPMICFAASGGARMQEALISLMQMAKTSAVLARLREEGIPFISVLTDPVYGGVSASLAMLGDVIVGEPKALIGFAGPRVIEQTVREKLPEGFQRSEFLLEHGAIDMIIARSELRPRLGNLLAQMMGLPTPEYVPAPVELIVVPPVPANL
- a CDS encoding phosphoribosylanthranilate isomerase, producing MPAVRSKICGITRIEDALAAVEAGADAIGFVFYAKSPRAVSVQQARAIIAALPPFVTTVGLFVNASRCELNETLDAVQLDMLQFHGDETPDDCEGYHRPYIKALRVKAGDDIAAGCAAFAGASGILLDTYVEGVPGGTGEAFDWSLIPEGLSKPIILAGGLSPDNVAQAIARVRPYAVDVSGGVEQSKGIKDHAKIRAFMQAVRNSSGTM
- the truA gene encoding tRNA pseudouridine(38-40) synthase TruA produces the protein MAAAGFFRIALGVEYKGSRYRGWQRQASGVPTVQETLEKALSKVADSPVSLMCAGRTDAGVHACGQVVHFDTQAERSMKAWVMGANINLPHDVSVSWAKVMPADFHARFKAIARRYRYVIYNDQIRPAHLNEEITWNHRPLDAERMAQAAQHLVGVHDFSAFRAGQCQAKSPIKEVHHLRVTRHGKMIVLDIRAGAFLHHMVRNIAGVLMTIGTGERPVEWAKEVLESRVRRTGGVTAHPFGLYLVDVEYRDEFELPERFIGPHFLTGFSELGG